From a single Apium graveolens cultivar Ventura chromosome 2, ASM990537v1, whole genome shotgun sequence genomic region:
- the LOC141685084 gene encoding uncharacterized protein LOC141685084, with protein MKRKYQGNKRVQRAQLQTLRRDFEILEMKSGESINEYFSKVMLVANDMRNAGEDMPDVKIVEKILCTLTEKFNYIVCSIEESKDIDQLSVDELQSSLLVHEQKFRKVNGEEQALKVTSGEIIEGRGRGYTRGRGRGRGGRQPYNKANIECFKCHKFGHF; from the coding sequence ATGAAGAGAAAATATCAAGGGAATAAAAGAGTTCAGCGTGCCCAACTTCAAACACTCCGTAGAGATTTTGAGATTTTAGAAATGAAAAGCGGTGAATCAATTAACGAGTATTTCTCAAAGGTGATGTTGGTGGCCAATGACATGCGAAATGCTGGAGAAGATATGCCTGACGTGAAAATTGTTGAGAAAATCTTATGCACTTTGACGGAGAAATTCAATTACATAGTTTGTTCCATAGAAGAGTCAAAAGATATTGATCAGCTGTCAGTGGATGAATTGCAGAGTTCATTGCTTGTCCATGAGCAGAAATTTCGAAAGGTTAATGGTGAAGAGCAGGCTCTTAAAGTTACAAGCGGTGAAATAATTGAGGGAAGAGGACGTGGATATACCAGAGGCAGAGGAAGAGGACGCGGAGGAAGACAACCTTACAATAAGGCTAACATCGAGTGTTTTAAATGTCACAAGTTTGGTCACTTTTAG